One segment of Streptomyces sp. YIM 121038 DNA contains the following:
- a CDS encoding FG-GAP-like repeat-containing protein, translating into MRKRKTSPAVRMGAACATALAVTTGLAGPAVADAKPAPPSRAALDGGAPQRLRADFDGDGRADTAVWRPSNGTWYVLRSSNGGQTIQQWGQPGDVPVAADFDGDGKADLTVWRPSNGTWYVLRTTDGGQTIQQYGLSGDVPLAGDFDGDGKADAAVWRPSNGTWYVLRSSNGGQTIQRWGESGDVPVPGDFDGDRRADLGVWRPSNGTWYVLRSSDGSPASQRWGESGDIPVLGDIDGDRRADHVVWRPSNGTWYVLRSSNGSAASQRWGESGDVPVPGDFDGDRRADFVVWRPSNGTWYVLRTTDGGQTVRQYGVAGDIPV; encoded by the coding sequence ATGAGGAAGAGGAAGACGAGTCCGGCTGTCCGCATGGGCGCGGCCTGCGCGACGGCGCTCGCGGTGACCACGGGCCTCGCGGGCCCCGCCGTAGCGGACGCGAAGCCGGCTCCCCCGTCCCGGGCAGCGCTCGACGGGGGCGCGCCACAACGGCTGAGAGCGGACTTCGACGGCGACGGCAGAGCCGATACCGCCGTGTGGCGGCCCTCCAACGGCACGTGGTACGTCCTGCGCAGCAGCAACGGCGGCCAGACGATCCAGCAGTGGGGCCAGCCCGGCGACGTCCCGGTGGCCGCCGACTTCGACGGCGACGGCAAGGCCGACCTCACCGTGTGGCGGCCGTCGAACGGCACGTGGTACGTCCTGCGCACGACGGACGGCGGCCAGACCATCCAGCAGTACGGCTTGTCGGGCGACGTTCCGTTGGCCGGTGACTTCGACGGTGACGGGAAGGCCGATGCCGCCGTGTGGCGCCCGTCCAACGGCACGTGGTACGTCCTGCGCAGCAGCAACGGCGGCCAGACGATCCAGCGGTGGGGCGAGTCGGGTGACGTACCGGTGCCGGGTGACTTCGACGGCGACCGGCGGGCGGACCTCGGCGTATGGCGGCCGTCGAACGGCACGTGGTACGTGCTGCGCAGCAGCGACGGCAGCCCGGCCTCGCAGCGGTGGGGTGAATCCGGCGACATTCCGGTGCTCGGCGACATCGATGGTGACCGGCGGGCGGACCACGTGGTGTGGCGGCCGTCGAACGGCACGTGGTACGTGCTGCGCAGCAGCAACGGCAGCGCGGCTTCGCAGCGGTGGGGTGAGTCGGGCGACGTGCCCGTGCCCGGTGACTTCGATGGTGACCGGCGGGCCGACTTCGTCGTGTGGCGGCCGTCGAACGGAACGTGGTACGTCCTGCGCACGACGGACGGCGGCCAGACCGTCCGGC
- a CDS encoding cyclic nucleotide-binding domain-containing protein has translation MTTSSTRMLRALPAAHRERLLRVAREVPVAEGTRLFDEGGRADRFWVVRTGTVTLDMHVPGRRSPVIETVGFDELVGWSWLFPPYVWQLGAVATTPVRAYEFDAPSVRSLCASDPRLGAAVGQWVGKVLAHRLQSARTRLLDLYAPYGSGGPR, from the coding sequence ATGACCACGTCCAGCACCCGCATGCTGCGGGCCCTGCCCGCCGCCCACCGGGAACGTCTGCTGCGCGTCGCCCGCGAAGTCCCCGTCGCCGAGGGCACCCGCCTGTTCGACGAGGGCGGACGCGCCGACCGCTTCTGGGTCGTCCGCACCGGCACGGTCACCCTCGACATGCACGTGCCCGGCCGCCGCTCACCCGTGATCGAGACCGTCGGCTTCGATGAACTGGTCGGCTGGTCCTGGCTGTTCCCGCCGTACGTATGGCAGCTGGGCGCCGTGGCGACGACTCCGGTACGCGCCTACGAATTCGACGCCCCTTCCGTACGGTCCCTGTGCGCGAGCGACCCCCGGCTCGGCGCCGCCGTAGGCCAATGGGTCGGCAAGGTCCTGGCCCACCGCCTCCAGTCGGCCCGCACCCGCCTGCTGGACCTGTACGCGCCCTACGGCAGCGGAGGTCCCCGCTAG
- a CDS encoding SLC13 family permease, whose amino-acid sequence MNASLAEALSAVLLLAVLACAVVRPWGWPEAVVAVPAAGVVIATGAIPLGHAADEAARLGPVIGFLAAVLVLAQLCDDEGLFQACGAWMARRAAGSPRRLLVQVFGAASLITAVLSLDATVVLLTPVVFATAARLGARPAPHVYACTHLSNSASLLLPVSNLTNLLAFAASGLSFTRFAALMALPWLAAIAVEYVVIRRFFATDLDAGAEAPPAAELREVPVFALATVVCTLVGFVVASAVGLDPAWAAAAGAAVLGGRALLRRRTTATALVRAASLPFCAFVLALGVVVRAVVDNGLADALGHVVPDGTGFAALLGIAALAAVLANVINNLPAVLVLLPLTAPAGPGAVLAVLLGVNIGPNLTYAGSLATLLWRRIVREHDSDVQLGEFTRLGLLAVPAALLLSVVALWVSLVVIGG is encoded by the coding sequence CTGAACGCCTCCCTCGCCGAAGCGCTCTCCGCCGTTCTGCTCCTGGCGGTCCTGGCCTGTGCGGTGGTCCGGCCCTGGGGCTGGCCGGAGGCGGTCGTCGCCGTCCCGGCCGCCGGGGTGGTCATCGCCACCGGGGCGATCCCGCTGGGCCACGCGGCGGACGAGGCCGCCCGCCTCGGCCCGGTGATCGGCTTCCTCGCGGCGGTCCTGGTCCTGGCTCAGCTGTGCGACGACGAGGGCCTGTTCCAGGCCTGCGGCGCCTGGATGGCCCGGCGGGCGGCCGGGAGCCCGCGCCGGTTGCTGGTGCAGGTGTTCGGCGCCGCCTCGCTGATCACCGCGGTGCTCAGCCTGGACGCCACGGTGGTGCTCCTGACGCCGGTGGTGTTCGCCACCGCGGCCCGGCTCGGCGCGCGGCCCGCGCCGCACGTGTACGCCTGCACCCATCTGTCGAACTCCGCCTCGCTGCTGCTTCCGGTGTCCAACCTCACCAATCTGCTCGCGTTCGCCGCGAGCGGACTGAGCTTCACCCGTTTCGCCGCTCTGATGGCCCTGCCCTGGCTGGCCGCGATCGCCGTGGAGTACGTGGTCATCCGGCGGTTCTTCGCCACCGACCTGGACGCCGGAGCCGAGGCGCCGCCCGCTGCCGAGCTCCGCGAGGTGCCGGTGTTCGCGCTGGCCACGGTGGTCTGCACGCTGGTGGGTTTCGTGGTGGCCTCCGCGGTCGGGCTCGACCCGGCGTGGGCGGCAGCGGCGGGCGCGGCCGTGCTCGGGGGCCGTGCCCTGCTCCGGCGCCGCACCACTGCCACCGCCCTGGTGCGTGCCGCGTCCCTGCCGTTCTGCGCCTTCGTCCTGGCCCTGGGCGTCGTGGTGCGCGCCGTCGTCGACAACGGGCTCGCCGACGCGCTGGGCCACGTGGTGCCCGACGGCACCGGATTCGCGGCCCTGCTCGGCATCGCGGCCCTGGCCGCCGTCCTGGCCAACGTCATCAACAACCTTCCGGCCGTCCTGGTACTGCTGCCGCTGACCGCTCCGGCCGGTCCCGGCGCCGTCCTTGCGGTGCTGCTCGGGGTGAACATCGGGCCCAACCTCACCTACGCCGGTTCCCTCGCCACCCTGCTGTGGCGGCGGATCGTCCGCGAGCACGACAGTGACGTGCAGCTGGGCGAGTTCACCCGGCTCGGGCTCCTCGCCGTGCCCGCCGCGCTGCTGCTCTCAGTGGTGGCACTGTGGGTGTCGCTGGTCGTGATCGGGGGCTGA
- a CDS encoding universal stress protein, which yields MTVIAWIAEGTWPTCVDAVRAHAPAPADVVLLHVTGAEAPGAAHGAYAGLLGRARPDRDPGTAVEHLAAASAERLLTAAADRLGRPCTRVERVGRAEREVVAAAEGADLLVLARDGDRSRLGPRSLGPASRFIVDHAPCPVLLVWPEATPGAALPPP from the coding sequence ATGACCGTCATCGCCTGGATCGCCGAAGGCACCTGGCCCACGTGCGTCGACGCCGTCCGCGCCCACGCGCCCGCGCCCGCCGACGTGGTGCTGCTGCACGTCACCGGGGCCGAAGCGCCCGGAGCCGCCCATGGCGCGTACGCCGGGCTGCTGGGCCGCGCCCGGCCCGACCGCGACCCCGGCACCGCCGTGGAGCACCTGGCCGCCGCGTCCGCCGAGCGCCTCCTGACCGCCGCGGCCGACCGTCTCGGGCGTCCCTGTACGCGCGTCGAGCGCGTCGGCCGCGCCGAGCGGGAAGTCGTCGCCGCAGCGGAAGGCGCGGACCTGCTCGTCCTCGCCCGCGACGGCGACCGCAGCCGCCTGGGGCCCCGCAGCCTCGGCCCCGCGAGCCGCTTCATCGTCGACCACGCCCCCTGCCCGGTCCTCCTGGTCTGGCCTGAGGCCACGCCGGGGGCCGCCCTGCCGCCGCCCTAG